One genomic region from Natrinema caseinilyticum encodes:
- the gltB gene encoding glutamate synthase large subunit — MPQPQIASSTERSTGLADPEDARSNCGVGVVMDLDGDGGHDVVADGLDLLVNLEHRGTTGAEKDTGDGAGIMLQMPDSFFRDVLEADLPDTYAVGSLFFPQDAATRDELVSLIEDTFDTYDLDVLEWRDVPTDNEHLGKTAVDSEPDVRQVVVTPEDDVSGDDFDRRLYVARRALENAVEQRAHRASGRDARGEEAEPDGADRFYVCSLDSKTIVYKGLLKGEQVPTYYPDLTDPRMESTFAMVHERFSTNTLGAWHLAHPYRNIIHNGEFNTIQGNINWMRARETDIESDVLEDCVERGSTESESGQRSRAIEAAKPIIDDPDQSDTASVDNALELLMQDGRDLEHALRMLVPEAWRGDDAMDDDRKDWYDFHASLVEPWDGPALVAATDGERVGAVLDRNGLRPCRYDVTTDNRLIMASEAGALETEPENIEERGRLQPGQLFLADPAEGRVIPDDEVFEDLTDDRYGDWVAQEQVHLDDIRASNDPTPQRELSSLREYQAAFGYTHDELENMIEPMTQKGKDPVGSMGDDTPLSVLTEFNRPLFSYFKQLFAQVTNPPLDYIREELVTSMESRLGFQRNLLDESPEHARQLVLDSPILTDTELESIRDCSANGITAATVDITYESASEDLGTDLEAAIERVREDAVDAIEAGNDVIVLSDRGVDGDRIAIPSLLATGAVHHHLVRNGLRNHVGLVVESADPRTVHHFATLVGYGAGAINPYLAYQTIEDITAGPDGADTGVAIDAYVGAVEDGLLKIMAKMGISTVESYQGAQIFEAVGLDSDLVAKYFEGTENRTGGIGLAEIEDDLRERHATGFGSDDEEPDLDRQGEFEHRSNGIYHQWNPETVGAIQQAVRSNDYERYQDFAELINDQQQNLQTLRGLLEFDSDRDPIPLEEVEPIKDIVQRFSTAAMSLGSLSPEAHENNSIAMNRIGGKSNSGEGGEPPERFDTERECNVKQVASGRFGVTSTYLSNADELQIKMAQGSKPGEGGHLPGSKVNEMIAHVRKSTPGVGLISPPPLHDIYSIEDLKQLIFDLKAANEDADINVKLVSEAGIGTVAAGVAKANADVVHISGHSGGTGASPRTSIKSAGLPWELGLAEANQMLCATGLRDRIRVSTDGGMKTGRDVAVAALLGAEEYIFGTASLVTSGCVMARQCHKNTCPVGVATQREDLRKRFPGEPEHVINYMTFIAQELREIMAELGFRTVDEMVGQVDVLAQRADVDHPKARNVDLSDVLADPGNEVRRKIREQDHELEDQLDRELIDAAADAIENQDPVSLETQVTNVDRTVGAMLSNRITSRYGEPGLPDDTITVDLEGTAGQSFGAFLASGVSMHLDGSANDYVGKGLSGGTLTIRTPETAAYDPTENVAIGNVALYGATDGQLYVNGVAGERFAVRNSGAKAVVEGVGDHGCEYMTGGVVAVLGDTGKNFAAGMSGGVAYVYDPDRELAAKANTGMVSLHDDLEEKDEQMLRRLVENHVAYTGSERGQHLLENWERSLDAFVKVMPEAYHEAITEQGSDDVRNELPGAPEADLETGAANVATSDD, encoded by the coding sequence ATGCCACAACCACAGATAGCGTCATCCACCGAGCGCTCGACGGGGCTTGCCGACCCCGAGGACGCACGGTCGAACTGCGGCGTCGGCGTCGTCATGGACCTCGATGGGGATGGGGGTCACGACGTCGTCGCCGACGGACTCGACTTGCTCGTCAATCTCGAACATCGCGGGACGACCGGTGCGGAAAAAGACACCGGCGACGGGGCCGGCATCATGCTCCAGATGCCCGATTCGTTCTTTCGAGACGTTCTCGAAGCTGATCTGCCGGACACCTACGCCGTCGGTTCTCTCTTTTTCCCACAGGACGCCGCGACGCGCGACGAACTCGTCTCTCTGATTGAGGATACCTTCGACACGTACGACCTCGACGTCCTCGAGTGGCGAGACGTTCCGACCGACAACGAACATCTCGGGAAGACGGCCGTCGATTCGGAGCCCGACGTCCGACAGGTCGTCGTCACACCCGAAGACGACGTTTCCGGCGACGACTTCGACCGACGGCTCTACGTCGCTCGACGCGCGCTCGAGAACGCCGTCGAGCAACGCGCTCACCGAGCCTCCGGTCGCGACGCTCGCGGAGAGGAGGCCGAACCCGACGGCGCCGACCGCTTCTACGTCTGCTCGCTCGACTCGAAAACGATCGTCTACAAGGGCCTGCTCAAGGGCGAGCAGGTACCGACGTACTATCCGGATCTCACCGACCCCCGAATGGAGTCGACGTTTGCGATGGTTCACGAGCGGTTCTCGACGAATACGCTCGGCGCCTGGCACCTCGCCCACCCGTATCGGAACATCATCCACAACGGCGAGTTCAACACCATCCAGGGCAACATCAACTGGATGCGCGCTCGTGAGACGGACATCGAGAGCGACGTCTTAGAGGACTGCGTGGAACGTGGTTCCACGGAAAGCGAAAGCGGGCAGCGCTCGCGAGCGATCGAGGCGGCCAAGCCGATCATCGACGATCCCGATCAGTCCGATACCGCGAGCGTCGATAACGCGCTCGAACTGCTCATGCAGGACGGTCGCGACCTCGAACACGCCCTGCGGATGCTCGTCCCCGAAGCGTGGCGCGGCGACGACGCGATGGACGACGACCGCAAGGACTGGTACGATTTCCACGCCTCGCTCGTCGAGCCGTGGGACGGTCCCGCGCTCGTCGCGGCGACCGACGGCGAACGCGTCGGTGCCGTCCTCGATCGTAACGGTCTCCGACCCTGCCGGTACGACGTGACGACGGACAACCGACTGATCATGGCGAGCGAGGCCGGCGCGCTCGAGACCGAGCCCGAAAACATCGAAGAGCGCGGCCGCCTCCAGCCCGGCCAGCTGTTCCTCGCGGACCCTGCCGAAGGACGCGTTATCCCCGACGACGAAGTCTTCGAGGACCTGACCGACGACCGATACGGCGACTGGGTCGCCCAGGAACAGGTTCACCTGGACGACATCCGGGCGTCGAACGACCCCACGCCCCAGCGGGAACTCTCGAGTCTTCGCGAGTACCAGGCCGCCTTCGGCTACACGCACGACGAACTCGAGAACATGATCGAGCCGATGACCCAGAAGGGGAAAGACCCCGTCGGCTCGATGGGCGACGACACGCCCCTGTCGGTGCTGACGGAGTTCAACCGGCCGCTCTTCTCGTACTTCAAGCAGCTGTTCGCCCAGGTCACCAACCCGCCGCTCGACTACATCCGCGAGGAACTCGTCACCTCCATGGAGAGCCGACTCGGCTTCCAGCGAAATCTCCTCGACGAATCGCCCGAACACGCCCGCCAACTCGTCCTCGATTCGCCGATTTTGACCGACACCGAACTCGAGTCGATCCGCGATTGTTCGGCGAACGGAATCACCGCGGCGACGGTCGACATCACCTACGAATCCGCGAGCGAGGACCTCGGGACCGACCTCGAGGCGGCGATCGAACGCGTCCGCGAGGACGCCGTCGACGCGATCGAAGCGGGCAACGACGTCATCGTCCTCTCGGATCGGGGGGTCGACGGGGACCGGATCGCGATCCCGAGTCTGCTCGCAACCGGTGCGGTCCACCACCACCTCGTGCGCAACGGACTGCGTAACCACGTCGGCCTCGTCGTCGAGTCCGCCGATCCCCGGACCGTTCACCACTTCGCGACCCTGGTCGGCTACGGCGCTGGTGCGATCAACCCGTACCTGGCGTACCAGACGATCGAAGACATCACCGCCGGCCCCGACGGTGCCGATACTGGGGTCGCCATCGACGCCTACGTGGGCGCGGTCGAAGACGGGCTGTTGAAAATCATGGCCAAGATGGGGATCTCGACGGTCGAGAGCTACCAGGGCGCCCAGATCTTCGAAGCCGTCGGGCTCGATTCCGATCTCGTCGCAAAGTACTTCGAGGGCACCGAGAACCGAACCGGAGGGATCGGTCTCGCCGAAATCGAGGACGACCTTCGCGAGCGCCACGCAACCGGGTTCGGAAGCGACGACGAAGAACCCGACCTCGACCGCCAGGGCGAGTTCGAACACCGATCGAACGGGATCTACCACCAGTGGAACCCCGAGACCGTCGGCGCGATCCAGCAGGCCGTCCGCTCGAACGATTACGAGCGCTATCAGGACTTCGCCGAATTGATCAACGACCAGCAGCAGAACCTCCAGACCCTGCGCGGGCTGCTCGAGTTCGACTCCGATCGCGACCCGATTCCGCTCGAGGAGGTCGAACCGATCAAGGACATCGTGCAGCGCTTTTCGACCGCGGCGATGTCGCTCGGCTCGCTCTCGCCGGAGGCCCACGAGAACAACTCGATCGCGATGAACCGGATCGGCGGCAAATCCAACTCGGGCGAGGGCGGCGAACCGCCGGAGCGGTTCGACACCGAGCGCGAGTGCAACGTCAAACAGGTCGCGTCGGGTCGGTTCGGCGTTACGTCGACGTACCTCTCGAACGCCGACGAACTGCAGATCAAGATGGCCCAGGGTTCGAAGCCCGGTGAGGGCGGTCACCTCCCCGGTTCGAAGGTCAACGAGATGATCGCCCACGTCAGGAAGTCGACCCCCGGTGTGGGCCTCATCTCCCCGCCGCCGCTTCACGACATCTACTCGATCGAGGACCTCAAACAGCTGATCTTCGATCTGAAGGCCGCAAACGAGGACGCGGACATCAACGTCAAACTCGTCTCCGAGGCCGGCATCGGCACGGTCGCCGCCGGCGTCGCGAAGGCCAACGCCGACGTGGTCCACATCTCGGGTCACTCCGGCGGCACGGGTGCCTCGCCGCGTACGTCGATCAAGAGCGCCGGGCTCCCGTGGGAACTCGGCCTCGCCGAAGCCAACCAGATGCTCTGTGCGACGGGTCTTCGCGACCGCATCCGCGTCTCGACCGACGGCGGGATGAAAACCGGCCGCGACGTCGCCGTTGCAGCCCTGCTCGGTGCCGAGGAGTACATCTTCGGCACCGCATCGCTCGTCACCAGCGGCTGCGTGATGGCCCGACAGTGTCACAAGAACACCTGCCCAGTCGGCGTCGCCACGCAGCGCGAGGATCTGCGCAAGCGATTCCCCGGGGAACCCGAACACGTCATCAACTACATGACGTTCATCGCCCAGGAACTGCGCGAGATCATGGCCGAACTCGGCTTCCGAACCGTCGACGAGATGGTCGGTCAGGTCGACGTCCTCGCCCAGCGCGCCGACGTCGACCACCCGAAGGCCCGCAACGTCGACCTCTCGGACGTGCTCGCAGACCCCGGAAACGAGGTCCGCCGGAAGATCCGCGAGCAAGATCACGAACTCGAGGACCAGCTCGATCGGGAGCTCATCGACGCCGCGGCAGACGCCATCGAGAACCAGGACCCGGTCTCGCTCGAGACGCAGGTCACGAACGTCGACCGCACCGTCGGCGCGATGCTCTCGAACCGCATCACCAGCCGGTACGGTGAACCCGGTCTCCCCGACGACACGATCACCGTCGACCTCGAGGGAACCGCCGGCCAGAGCTTCGGTGCGTTCCTCGCGAGCGGCGTCTCGATGCACCTGGATGGCAGCGCGAACGATTACGTCGGCAAGGGTCTCTCGGGCGGCACGCTCACGATCCGGACCCCCGAAACCGCCGCGTACGATCCGACCGAGAACGTCGCGATCGGCAACGTCGCACTGTACGGTGCAACCGACGGGCAACTGTACGTAAACGGCGTCGCCGGCGAACGATTCGCGGTCCGAAACTCCGGCGCCAAGGCCGTCGTCGAGGGCGTCGGCGACCACGGCTGTGAGTACATGACCGGCGGCGTCGTGGCCGTCCTCGGCGACACCGGCAAAAACTTCGCCGCCGGCATGTCCGGCGGCGTCGCGTACGTCTACGACCCCGACCGGGAGTTGGCCGCGAAAGCCAACACCGGCATGGTCTCCCTCCACGACGACCTCGAGGAAAAAGACGAACAGATGCTCCGGCGACTCGTCGAGAACCACGTGGCATACACCGGTTCCGAGCGCGGACAGCACCTCCTCGAGAACTGGGAGCGCTCGCTCGACGCGTTCGTGAAGGTCATGCCCGAGGCCTACCACGAGGCGATCACCGAGCAGGGATCGGACGACGTCCGCAACGAACTGCCCGGTGCGCCCGAGGCCGACCTCGAGACCGGGGCGGCCAACGTCGCGACGAGCGACGACTGA